One segment of Macaca fascicularis isolate 582-1 chromosome 4, T2T-MFA8v1.1 DNA contains the following:
- the LOC135970331 gene encoding LOW QUALITY PROTEIN: class I histocompatibility antigen, Gogo-B*0103 alpha chain-like (The sequence of the model RefSeq protein was modified relative to this genomic sequence to represent the inferred CDS: inserted 2 bases in 1 codon; deleted 2 bases in 1 codon) — protein sequence MSREANQRRRGLSSTVRTRLSGLRVSSDAEMRVVAPRNLLLLLSAALALTETWAGSHSMRYFHTAVSRPGRWEPRFISVGYVDDTQFVRFDSDAESPRMEPRAPWMEQEGPEYWEEQTRIAKAQAQTDRGNLRTLLRYYNQSEAGSHTIQWMSGCDLGPDGRLLRGYRQDAYDGKDYIALNEDLRSWTAADIAAQNTQRKWEGDRYAEQMRAYLEGTCVEWLRRYLENGKETLQRADPPKTHVTHHPVSDHEATLRCWALGFYPAEITLTWQRDGEDQTQDIEFVETRPGGDGTFQKWGAVVVPSGEEQRYTCHVQHEGLPEPLTLRWEPSSQSTMAIVGIVVGLAVLAVVVTGAVVAAVMWRRKSSGGKGGSYSQAACNDSAQGSDVSHGLKSLRQLSCVELRSRISSRLPFXKRLWHLFLQRHLNVSVSLLA from the exons ATGTCTAGAGAAGCCAATCAGCGTCGCCGCGGTCTCAGTTCTACAGTCCGCACGCGCCTATCCGGGCTCAGAGTCTCCTCAGACGCCGAGATGCGGGTCGTGGCGCCCCGAAacctcctcctgctgctctcgGCGGCCCTGGCCCTGACCGAGACCTGGGCCG GCTCGCACTCCATGAGGTATTTCCACACCGCCGTGTCCCGGCCCGGCCGCTGGGAGCCCCGCTTCATCTCCGTGGGCTACGTGGACGACACGCAGTTCGTGCGGTTCGACAGCGACGCCGAGAGTCCGAGGATGGAGCCGCGGGCGCCGTGGATGGAGCAGGAGGGGCCGGAGTATTGGGAAGAGCAGACACGGATCGCCAAGGCCCAAGCACAGACTGACCGAGGGAACCTGCGGACCCTGCTCCGCTACTACAACCAGAGCGAGGCGG GGTCTCACACCATCCAGTGGATGTCTGGCTGCGACCTGGGACCCGACGGGCGCCTCCTCCGCGGGTACCGGCAGGACGCCTACGACGGCAAGGATTACATCGCCCTGAACGAGGACCTGCGCTCCTGGACCGCCGCGGACATAGCGGCTCAGAACACCCAGCGCAAGTGGGAGGGGGACCGCTATGCGGAGCAGATGAGAGCCTACCTGGAGGGGACGTGCGTGGAGTGGCTCCGCAGATACCTGGAGAACGGGAAGGAGACGCTGCAGCGCGCGG ATCCCCCAAAGACACACGTGACCCACCACCCCGTCTCTGACCATGAGGCCACCCTGaggtgctgggccctgggcttcTACCCTGCGGAGATCACGCTGACGTGGCAGCGGGATGGGGAGGATCAAACTCAGGACATAGAGTTTGTGGAGACCAGGCCAGGAGGAGATGGAACCTTCCAGAAGTGGGGAGCTGTGGTGGTGCCTTCTGGAGAAGAGCAGAGATACACGTGCCATGTGCAGCATGAGGGGCTGCCGGAGCCCCTCACCCTGAGATGGG aGCCATCTTCCCAGTCCACCATGGCCATCGTGGGCATTGTTGTTGGCCTGGCTGTCCTAGCAGTTGTAGTCACCGGAGCTGTGGTCGCTGCTGtgatgtggaggaggaagagctcaG GTGGAAAAGGAGGGAGCTACTCTCAGGCTGCAT GCAATGACAGTGCCCAGGGCTCTGAT GTCTCTCACGGCTTGAAAAG CCTGAGACAATTGTCTTGTGT